From a region of the Rhodococcus sp. 4CII genome:
- a CDS encoding alpha/beta fold hydrolase translates to MSQLRHVALHGDDVAYRMAGEGEALLLVHGMAGSSATWRAVLPQLEQRYRVVAPDLPGHGDSAKPRGDYSLGAFAAWLRDLLRELDIERVTVVGQSLGGGVAMQFSYQHPDLCDRLVLIGSGGLGPDVNWTLRLLAAPGSEFLLPLVAPAAIRDAGDKVRGWLAAIGIQSVRGDEMWHAYASLSDPQTRQAFLRTLRAVVDHRGQAVSALNRLYLNAGLPTQLIWGDSDGIIPVAHGYAAHAAMPGSRLAVLDGVGHYPHLEDPAAVVRIIDDFFSTTPSRT, encoded by the coding sequence ATGTCCCAGCTCCGACATGTCGCGCTGCACGGGGACGACGTCGCCTATCGGATGGCCGGTGAGGGCGAGGCGCTGCTGCTGGTCCACGGGATGGCGGGCAGTTCCGCGACGTGGCGTGCGGTTCTTCCGCAGCTGGAGCAGCGGTACCGGGTGGTGGCACCGGACCTGCCCGGTCACGGTGACTCGGCCAAACCGCGCGGCGACTACTCGCTGGGCGCGTTCGCCGCGTGGCTGCGCGACCTGTTGCGGGAACTGGACATCGAACGGGTGACCGTGGTCGGGCAGTCCCTCGGCGGCGGGGTGGCGATGCAGTTCAGCTATCAGCACCCCGACCTGTGCGACCGCCTGGTTCTCATCGGCAGCGGCGGGCTGGGGCCGGACGTGAACTGGACACTGCGGTTGCTGGCCGCGCCGGGGTCGGAGTTCCTACTGCCGTTGGTGGCGCCCGCCGCGATTCGCGACGCCGGCGACAAGGTCCGCGGCTGGCTGGCGGCGATCGGGATCCAGTCGGTGCGCGGCGACGAGATGTGGCACGCCTACGCGTCGCTGTCCGATCCGCAGACTCGTCAGGCGTTCCTGCGGACGTTGCGCGCCGTGGTCGATCACCGGGGGCAGGCGGTGAGCGCACTGAACCGGCTGTACCTCAATGCGGGTCTGCCCACGCAACTGATCTGGGGTGATTCGGACGGCATCATCCCAGTCGCGCACGGGTACGCCGCTCACGCGGCGATGCCCGGCAGCAGGCTCGCCGTCCTGGACGGTGTCGGGCATTATCCCCATCTGGAGGATCCCGCCGCGGTGGTGCGCATCATCGACGACTTCTTCTCCACGACCCCGTCGCGCACCTGA
- a CDS encoding non-ribosomal peptide synthetase, giving the protein MREEAPMRVLALTAAQHAIWFAQQLTPRIPYVIAQYVDLRGPVRLDLLTESCARAVRELGSFTLTDIDGRPHQVVDAGAPQRVPVVDLRRERDPVDAAERWMRQDCNSPIDMYGPSLVLSTIVRVSDDRVFWYTRAHHIAMDGYAAMMLMRRTAELYVAGIGDQVPPERRVVDPERIVREDAEYRSSPRFERDRAYWRRRIRDLPPADGRTYREVNAPALVVRGRAGGIRDSPTVVVIAAFAAYLARMRDADDVVLSLPVSARTSARLRDSGGSVSNVLPLLMRGVGTGTVRETVRTARTSVTEALRHQRYRREDIGKDIASAGTGLAHFGPVLNLMLFTQEITLGPVSGQVQVLTTGPTADLSVNIYPGTPGSVPRIDMEANPALYDEDEVTGHHRRFMMFLDRFHAATDTDRRVAELDLFHDSERESFAPACGLPDAEPATLDRILAESASVHPDTVAVRDRGRTVSYREIGAAADRWARVLAGHGLGPESPVAVSIPRSYESVLALWAVARSGAAYVPVDPTHPLDRIRYTLGDSGATLGLTVRSERDRLPGTLRWLTLDEDPPDVAAERPRPLRVEHPAYMIYTSGSTGVPKGVVVTHDGLANLVREIRDKYAVTPNARVLHFASPSFDTAVVEVLAACTGGATLVIAPPDVYGGEELRELLRAERITHLLSTPSALATVDPGGLDALELVLVGGEVCPPDLVRRWASGRVMRNAYGPTETTCSVTLTDPIDPGGRLTIGSLMRGVRATVLDRRLRPLPPGAAGELYLATAALARGYHRRPALTGTRFVADPLGKPGSRMFRTGDLVRWTVDGTLEFLERTDDQVKIRGFRIELGEIDAALRRNPDIVFATTIVHRTAAGDPALVSYIMVRGGSQTTPDSARRDLGRFLPEYMVPKSITALDAVPLTPTKKLDRDALPRPDFGTTSVPRRAPVTETERVVADVFGRLLGVPSVAADDSFFDLGGDSLSATRVVARLNATLGTSVGVRELFETPTPAGLAVVIDGTGPGGGIPRPPGVADTVVPERAPLSPSQQYIDRTATSPALYNIPFTVRVSGPVDVADLRAAVGDVLTRHDSLRTTFPDSADGPYQHLLSVEDALPDLVPGPVGTGDVRARVDRMLAAPFDVRSEPPLRAELFALGPSEHLLACVIHHIAADGWSLALVARDLVAAYASRSAGAEPDREPNRVTYPQYSVWRRELLGTEDDPDSLASRQLAFWAEELTGLPGAVGLPLDRPRPQTWTYGAGRESFAIDGSTHHALSSLAHRHHATVFTALRSAVSMAIARLSGDSDVAVGTPVAGRSDPELDDVVGMFVNTVVLRTRVDAADTLAEVVRRSRDLELRAFAHADVQFERVVTVIDPPRSSSLHPFFQVALSLNNFAPATLDVDGLRFDITPRPLDVAKCDLHFHFTERHDTGGHPDGIDAELVYATDLFDATTAASFVDALLTVIGDDHGV; this is encoded by the coding sequence ATGCGTGAGGAGGCACCGATGCGGGTGCTCGCGTTGACTGCTGCGCAGCACGCCATCTGGTTCGCTCAGCAGCTCACGCCCCGGATCCCGTACGTGATCGCCCAGTACGTCGACCTGCGCGGGCCCGTCCGCCTGGACCTCCTGACGGAGTCGTGTGCCCGGGCCGTCCGTGAACTGGGATCGTTCACCCTGACCGATATCGACGGTCGCCCGCACCAGGTCGTCGATGCCGGGGCGCCGCAGCGGGTGCCGGTGGTCGATCTCCGCCGGGAGCGCGACCCGGTCGACGCGGCGGAGCGGTGGATGCGGCAGGACTGCAACTCCCCCATCGACATGTACGGGCCGTCGCTGGTCCTGTCGACGATCGTCCGCGTGTCCGACGACCGAGTGTTCTGGTACACCCGTGCCCATCACATCGCGATGGACGGATATGCGGCGATGATGCTGATGCGCCGCACGGCCGAACTGTATGTGGCGGGGATCGGCGACCAGGTGCCCCCGGAGCGCCGGGTGGTCGATCCGGAGCGGATCGTGCGGGAGGACGCCGAATATCGATCCTCCCCGCGCTTCGAACGCGACCGCGCGTACTGGCGGCGCCGGATACGCGACCTACCGCCCGCCGACGGCCGCACATACCGCGAGGTGAACGCCCCGGCGCTGGTCGTGCGCGGCCGCGCGGGCGGGATCCGTGACAGCCCGACCGTGGTGGTGATTGCGGCGTTCGCCGCGTACCTCGCCCGGATGAGGGACGCCGATGACGTGGTCCTGTCCCTGCCGGTGTCCGCCCGGACGTCGGCGCGGCTGCGCGACTCCGGCGGTTCCGTGTCGAACGTGCTCCCGCTGCTGATGCGCGGGGTGGGCACCGGCACCGTGCGCGAGACCGTGCGGACGGCCCGAACGTCGGTGACGGAGGCGCTCCGTCACCAGCGGTATCGCCGCGAGGACATCGGTAAGGACATTGCCTCCGCCGGAACGGGTCTCGCCCACTTCGGCCCGGTGCTCAACCTGATGCTGTTCACGCAGGAGATCACGCTCGGCCCGGTCTCCGGACAGGTGCAGGTGCTGACGACGGGCCCCACCGCGGATCTGTCGGTCAACATCTATCCGGGCACACCCGGTTCGGTGCCGCGGATCGACATGGAGGCGAATCCGGCGCTGTACGACGAGGACGAGGTGACCGGGCATCATCGCCGGTTCATGATGTTCCTCGACCGATTCCACGCGGCGACGGACACCGACCGACGGGTCGCCGAACTCGACCTGTTCCACGACTCCGAACGGGAGTCGTTCGCCCCGGCGTGCGGATTACCGGATGCCGAACCCGCGACGCTGGACCGGATTCTCGCGGAGTCCGCCTCCGTCCACCCCGATACCGTCGCGGTCCGGGACCGGGGGCGGACGGTGTCCTATCGGGAGATCGGTGCCGCCGCGGACCGGTGGGCGCGGGTGCTCGCCGGTCACGGGCTCGGACCGGAGAGCCCGGTGGCGGTGTCCATTCCGCGGTCGTACGAGTCGGTACTCGCATTGTGGGCGGTGGCCCGGTCCGGCGCCGCCTACGTTCCGGTCGATCCGACCCACCCCCTGGACCGGATCCGCTACACGCTCGGCGACTCGGGTGCGACGCTGGGACTGACCGTGCGCTCGGAGCGCGATCGGCTGCCGGGCACCCTCCGGTGGCTGACCCTCGACGAGGATCCGCCGGACGTGGCCGCGGAACGTCCGAGGCCTCTCCGCGTCGAACACCCCGCCTACATGATCTACACCTCCGGCTCGACCGGGGTGCCGAAAGGTGTCGTCGTCACGCACGACGGTCTCGCCAATCTGGTGCGGGAGATTCGCGACAAGTACGCCGTCACCCCGAATGCGCGTGTCCTCCACTTCGCGTCGCCCAGCTTCGATACCGCAGTGGTCGAGGTCCTGGCCGCCTGCACCGGCGGTGCGACCCTGGTGATCGCGCCACCCGACGTGTACGGCGGGGAGGAACTGCGCGAGCTGCTGCGCGCCGAGCGGATCACGCACCTGCTGTCCACGCCGTCCGCGCTGGCGACGGTGGATCCCGGCGGCCTGGACGCACTGGAACTGGTCCTCGTCGGCGGCGAGGTGTGCCCGCCGGACCTGGTGCGCCGGTGGGCGTCCGGCCGGGTGATGCGGAATGCGTACGGGCCCACCGAAACCACATGCAGCGTCACTCTCACCGACCCCATCGACCCCGGCGGTCGGCTGACGATCGGCTCCCTGATGCGCGGCGTGCGGGCGACGGTCCTCGATCGCCGGCTGCGTCCGCTCCCGCCGGGCGCCGCCGGGGAGCTGTACCTCGCGACGGCGGCGCTGGCCCGCGGATACCATCGGCGACCGGCGCTGACCGGCACCCGCTTCGTCGCGGACCCGTTGGGGAAGCCGGGCTCGCGCATGTTTCGCACCGGCGACCTGGTCCGCTGGACCGTCGACGGCACCCTCGAATTCCTCGAGCGCACCGACGATCAGGTGAAGATCCGCGGCTTCCGCATCGAGCTCGGCGAGATCGATGCCGCGCTGCGGCGAAACCCGGACATCGTCTTCGCCACCACGATCGTGCACCGGACCGCGGCGGGGGACCCGGCGCTGGTGTCCTACATCATGGTGCGCGGCGGATCGCAGACCACGCCCGACTCGGCGAGACGCGACCTCGGCCGGTTCCTGCCCGAGTACATGGTCCCGAAGTCGATCACGGCCCTGGACGCGGTTCCCCTCACCCCGACGAAGAAGCTGGACCGGGACGCGCTCCCCCGCCCCGACTTCGGCACCACGTCCGTTCCCCGGCGCGCACCGGTGACCGAGACCGAACGCGTGGTGGCCGACGTGTTCGGCCGACTGCTCGGTGTGCCCTCGGTCGCCGCGGACGACTCGTTCTTCGACCTCGGCGGTGACTCGCTGTCGGCGACGAGGGTGGTCGCGCGGCTCAACGCGACGCTGGGGACGAGCGTCGGCGTGCGGGAGCTGTTCGAAACCCCGACTCCCGCGGGACTGGCGGTGGTGATCGACGGGACCGGTCCGGGCGGCGGCATACCGCGCCCGCCGGGTGTCGCCGACACCGTGGTGCCCGAGCGGGCACCGTTGTCGCCGTCGCAGCAGTACATCGACCGCACCGCCACCTCGCCTGCCCTCTACAACATTCCGTTCACCGTCCGGGTGTCCGGCCCGGTCGATGTCGCCGACCTGCGCGCCGCGGTCGGGGACGTCCTCACCCGGCACGACTCGTTGCGCACCACATTCCCGGATTCGGCCGACGGACCGTATCAACACCTGCTGTCCGTCGAGGACGCCCTCCCCGATCTGGTCCCGGGTCCGGTCGGAACCGGGGACGTCCGCGCACGGGTGGACCGGATGCTGGCGGCGCCGTTCGATGTGCGGTCGGAACCGCCACTGCGCGCCGAACTCTTCGCACTGGGCCCGAGCGAGCATCTCCTGGCCTGCGTCATCCATCACATCGCCGCGGACGGATGGTCGCTGGCACTGGTGGCTCGTGATCTCGTCGCCGCCTACGCGAGCAGATCCGCGGGCGCCGAACCGGACCGGGAGCCGAATCGGGTGACGTACCCGCAGTACAGCGTGTGGCGGCGCGAACTCCTCGGCACCGAGGACGACCCGGACAGCCTCGCGTCGCGGCAACTGGCGTTCTGGGCGGAGGAACTGACGGGGCTCCCCGGTGCCGTCGGGCTGCCCCTCGACCGACCCCGGCCGCAGACCTGGACGTACGGCGCCGGCCGGGAGTCCTTCGCGATCGACGGATCCACGCATCACGCGCTGTCGTCGCTCGCGCACCGGCACCACGCCACGGTGTTCACCGCGCTGCGGTCGGCGGTGTCGATGGCGATCGCGCGGCTGAGCGGCGACTCCGACGTCGCCGTCGGGACACCGGTCGCCGGTCGGAGCGACCCGGAACTCGACGACGTGGTGGGGATGTTCGTCAACACCGTGGTTCTACGGACCCGGGTCGACGCTGCGGACACCCTGGCCGAGGTGGTGCGACGGTCCCGCGACCTCGAGTTACGTGCGTTCGCGCACGCGGACGTGCAATTCGAGCGGGTGGTC
- a CDS encoding MFS transporter, whose translation MMVTHAPSGGSAHTRQQDSTAERWTPRLIFSLASIVLLLEMLAVSYMMISIALPQIVTHYQTTQGAWLLTSFLLVGAVTCPLIGKLADTHGKRRLLLTAVGLSALGSLISAVAPTYAVLIAGRSLTGLLVPCLFLSYSLIRDVFPTRTVALAVSIATSGMGLIAIPAPFFTGWLIDNFGFRSIFWFFLAGLVILSVLIRVTTAESSVRLRSRIDLMGAALLGAGVAGILVGVSFGPSWGWTSGSTIGFVAGGVALLVAWIVSARLLADPLVDIRFFGKRPVFLTALGAGLCYGTSSVFTIMLPMMCMTPAILGLGYGFGISAEGFAIFQAPLGGAVVIGGLIVGTLVPRNVRPRILMVVGMLAMGAACLLTATIHDDKALLIGFAALLGVGMGMGYAAVPNLLIAAVPPQLQATTASMVAVFQSILPAILPVIAFSVLNSHIATVVQGAVFYTDTGITIAFVIGAISALLGAVVALALPRRIEQLSAPGASAAADGDGAVVLAH comes from the coding sequence ATAATGGTCACCCATGCGCCCAGCGGCGGATCGGCTCACACGCGACAGCAGGACAGCACTGCCGAGCGTTGGACGCCGCGCCTGATCTTCTCGCTCGCCTCGATCGTGTTGCTCCTGGAGATGCTCGCGGTCAGCTACATGATGATCTCGATCGCGTTGCCGCAGATCGTCACCCACTACCAGACAACCCAGGGTGCGTGGCTGCTCACGTCGTTCCTGCTGGTGGGGGCCGTCACGTGCCCACTGATCGGCAAACTCGCCGACACGCACGGCAAGCGCAGGCTTCTGCTGACGGCCGTCGGCCTGTCGGCCCTGGGGTCGCTGATCTCCGCGGTCGCGCCGACATACGCGGTGTTGATCGCGGGCCGCTCCCTGACGGGTCTGCTCGTGCCCTGCCTGTTCCTGAGCTATTCGCTCATTCGTGACGTCTTCCCCACCCGGACGGTGGCGTTGGCGGTCAGCATCGCCACGAGCGGCATGGGCCTCATCGCGATTCCCGCGCCGTTCTTCACCGGCTGGCTGATCGACAACTTCGGCTTCCGCAGCATCTTCTGGTTCTTCCTCGCCGGGCTGGTGATCCTCAGCGTGCTGATCCGGGTGACGACGGCCGAGTCGTCGGTGCGTCTGCGCTCCCGCATCGATCTGATGGGCGCGGCGCTCCTGGGCGCCGGGGTCGCGGGCATTCTCGTCGGGGTGAGCTTCGGACCGTCGTGGGGCTGGACGTCCGGTTCCACGATCGGCTTCGTCGCCGGCGGTGTCGCCCTGCTGGTCGCGTGGATCGTGTCCGCCCGCCTGCTCGCGGACCCGTTGGTCGACATCCGGTTCTTCGGCAAGCGCCCGGTGTTCCTGACGGCGCTCGGCGCGGGACTCTGCTACGGCACGTCTTCGGTGTTCACGATCATGCTCCCGATGATGTGCATGACCCCGGCAATCCTGGGGCTAGGTTACGGATTCGGGATCAGCGCCGAAGGATTCGCGATCTTCCAGGCGCCGCTGGGTGGCGCGGTGGTGATCGGCGGACTGATCGTCGGAACCCTGGTGCCCCGCAACGTCCGCCCGCGGATCCTGATGGTCGTGGGCATGCTCGCGATGGGTGCGGCCTGCCTGCTCACGGCAACGATCCACGACGACAAGGCGCTCCTCATCGGATTCGCCGCCCTCCTCGGCGTCGGCATGGGCATGGGCTACGCCGCCGTCCCGAACCTGCTCATCGCCGCGGTGCCGCCGCAACTGCAGGCGACGACGGCGAGCATGGTGGCGGTGTTCCAGAGCATCCTGCCCGCCATCCTGCCGGTGATCGCCTTCTCCGTGCTGAACTCGCACATCGCGACCGTCGTGCAGGGCGCGGTCTTCTACACGGACACCGGTATCACCATCGCGTTCGTCATCGGCGCGATCTCGGCGCTGCTCGGCGCGGTCGTGGCCCTCGCGCTGCCCCGCCGGATCGAGCAATTGAGCGCGCCGGGTGCGTCGGCCGCGGCCGACGGGGACGGGGCGGTCGTTCTCGCGCACTAG